A single region of the Vicia villosa cultivar HV-30 ecotype Madison, WI linkage group LG4, Vvil1.0, whole genome shotgun sequence genome encodes:
- the LOC131597666 gene encoding amidase 1-like, whose amino-acid sequence MKLVVYKAATYLIGKVGRTQAPRETHVKHNEDQIPGGSSSGSAVAGGAKIVDFSLGIDTAGSARMPTSYCGIFRTDTAAGTDIASEIVESLFSELIFLFSYSHLGCVLGIQRLLLQSPQVTPVRPTQVVIFHILSSKQYKTADDVIRHEILGDYYVKPKVPGLKHFMSEENTNQVYNIPSLAALSSAMRLLQRYEFKNNHGGWIDAAVKPDLGSRISELVSDAFKHNRGAY is encoded by the exons TATTTGATAGGAAAGGTTGGGAGAACTCAAGCCCCGCGTGAAACACATGTGAAACACAACG AAGACCAAATTCCTGGAGGATCTTCTAGTGGTTCTGCTGTTGCTGGTGGTGCAAAGATTGTTGATTTCTCTTTAG GAATTGATACAGCAGGAAGTGCAAGAATGCCTACATCATATTGTGGGATTTTTAGAACTGATACAGCAGCAGGAACTGATATAGCTTCTGAAATTGTTGAGTCCTTATTCTCTGAATTGATTTTCTTATTCTCATATTCACATCTAGGATGTGTGCTAGGGATCCAAAGACTTCTTTTGCAATCTCCACAGGTCACACCTGTTAGACCTACTCAGGTTGTCATT TTCCACATACTGTCATCAAAGCAGTACAAAA CTGCAGATGATGTAATCAGGCATGAAATCCTTGGTGATTATTATGTGAAGCCTAAAGTTCCGGGTTTGAAACATTTCATGAGTGAAGAAAACACAAATCAAGTATACAACATACCATCACTCGCTGCACTTTCAAGTGCAATGCGATTGCTTCAAAG GTATGAATTTAAGAATAACCATGGTGGATGGATCGATGCAGCAGTCAAACCTGATTTAGGTTCCAGAATTTCAGAACTTGTATCAGATGCCTTTAAGCACAATAGGGGAGCCTATTGA